A DNA window from Bradyrhizobium barranii subsp. barranii contains the following coding sequences:
- a CDS encoding carotenoid oxygenase family protein → MQHDAVTERRHNLGPIPFEADAPFLKIVGELPRDLNGVLYRNGPNPQFDAPGAHWFVGDGMLHAFHLENGRASYRNRWVRTPKWLAEHDAGRALFGGFGRKLPDAPPNLTDGGVANTNIIFHAGKLLALEEAHLPTEIEPGTLATRGYHNYQGRVAGSFTAHPKVDPVTGELVFFGYNAAGPLTPALSYGSIDVTGKATRFERFEAPYASMVHDFIVTENHALFPILPITGSMERAMSGRPPYAWEPDKGAYVGVMKRNGTAKDIVWFRGEACYVFHIMNAWEDGNHIIADVMQFEEAPLFPHPDGRPTDPEKSRARHCRWTFDLSGKTDRFQQTYLDDLTGEFPRIDDRRAGLKSHHGWYACANPRLPMFGALSGIVHVDGNGRRLGHYLLPAGDTISEPVFVERATDAAEGDGWLLAVVWRARENRSDLAVFNATDVEAGPVALVQLGHRVPDGFHGNWVGAQ, encoded by the coding sequence GTGCAGCACGACGCCGTCACCGAGCGCCGCCATAACCTCGGTCCAATTCCATTCGAAGCCGATGCGCCATTCCTCAAAATCGTCGGGGAATTGCCGCGCGATCTGAATGGCGTGCTCTATCGCAACGGTCCCAATCCGCAGTTCGATGCGCCCGGTGCGCACTGGTTCGTCGGCGACGGCATGCTGCACGCCTTCCACCTCGAGAACGGCCGTGCCAGCTATCGCAACCGCTGGGTCCGCACGCCGAAATGGCTGGCCGAGCACGATGCAGGCCGCGCGCTGTTCGGCGGCTTCGGCCGCAAGCTGCCGGATGCGCCGCCAAACCTCACCGACGGCGGCGTCGCCAACACCAACATCATCTTTCATGCCGGCAAGCTCTTGGCGCTGGAAGAAGCGCATCTGCCGACCGAGATCGAGCCGGGCACGCTGGCAACGCGCGGCTATCACAATTATCAGGGTCGCGTCGCCGGCAGCTTCACGGCGCATCCGAAGGTCGACCCGGTCACCGGCGAACTCGTGTTCTTCGGCTACAACGCCGCGGGTCCGCTGACCCCTGCCCTCTCCTACGGATCGATCGACGTAACAGGCAAGGCGACGCGCTTCGAACGTTTCGAGGCGCCCTATGCCAGCATGGTGCACGACTTCATCGTCACCGAGAACCACGCGCTGTTTCCGATCCTCCCGATCACCGGCAGCATGGAGCGCGCGATGAGCGGACGGCCGCCTTATGCCTGGGAGCCGGACAAGGGCGCCTATGTCGGCGTGATGAAGCGCAACGGCACGGCCAAGGACATCGTCTGGTTTCGCGGTGAAGCCTGCTACGTCTTCCACATCATGAATGCGTGGGAGGACGGCAACCACATCATCGCCGACGTCATGCAGTTCGAGGAAGCGCCACTGTTTCCGCATCCCGATGGCCGACCGACGGATCCGGAGAAATCACGCGCCCGCCATTGCCGCTGGACGTTCGATCTCTCAGGGAAGACCGACCGCTTCCAGCAGACCTACCTCGACGATCTCACGGGCGAATTCCCCCGCATCGACGACCGCCGCGCGGGATTGAAAAGCCATCACGGCTGGTACGCCTGCGCCAATCCGCGGCTGCCGATGTTCGGCGCGCTGTCGGGCATCGTCCATGTCGACGGCAACGGCAGACGGCTCGGTCATTATCTGCTGCCGGCCGGCGATACCATCTCCGAGCCGGTGTTCGTCGAGCGCGCGACGGATGCAGCGGAAGGCGACGGCTGGCTGTTGGCGGTGGTCTGGCGCGCGCGGGAGAACCGCAGCGACCTCGCCGTGTTCAACGCCACCGATGTCGAAGCCGGTCCCGTTGCGCTGGTGCAGCTCGGCCACCGCGTGCCCGACGGCTTTCACGGCAATTGGGTGGGTGCGCAGTAA
- a CDS encoding inner membrane-spanning protein YciB has translation MKDVFRRLVSDFLSTIVFLVIYLVTDNVILATAVAILGAIGQVVWSRVKGQTLGYMTWASLGLVIVLGGATLLTHDPRFVLAKPAIGHVAIGIIMLKRGWMLRYLPAIVTETIPEYVTVAGYAWAALMFALAAGTVAVAMTGDMKLWAFYISVVLIGAKIVAFAIQYVAFRLLIGSRIRAARA, from the coding sequence ATGAAAGACGTATTCCGCCGGCTCGTCTCTGATTTCCTCTCCACCATCGTCTTCCTGGTAATCTATCTCGTGACCGACAACGTCATCCTCGCGACCGCAGTCGCGATCCTTGGCGCCATCGGCCAGGTGGTCTGGTCGCGGGTCAAGGGCCAGACGCTGGGCTACATGACCTGGGCGAGCCTCGGCCTCGTCATCGTGCTCGGTGGCGCAACGCTGCTCACCCACGATCCGCGCTTCGTGCTGGCGAAGCCCGCGATCGGGCATGTCGCGATCGGCATCATCATGCTCAAGCGCGGCTGGATGCTGCGCTATCTGCCGGCGATCGTGACCGAGACCATTCCGGAATACGTTACCGTCGCGGGCTACGCCTGGGCCGCGCTGATGTTTGCGCTCGCCGCGGGGACCGTTGCGGTTGCCATGACCGGCGACATGAAGTTGTGGGCCTTCTATATTTCGGTGGTCCTGATCGGCGCGAAGATCGTTGCGTTCGCGATCCAGTACGTGGCCTTCCGCCTGCTCATCGGCAGCCGTATTCGCGCAGCCCGCGCTTAA
- a CDS encoding SH3 domain-containing protein, whose amino-acid sequence MRVLRLIAATILCVATQAARADDTEPAWRASALAMVPAGYVTGTAYRTEGSTGTLAVYPASSNDPKTPASVFAARQALVVTLTPDATRAVSAELKPRSAPDPDNDDTDFAKLHADLAARRATLPDGTEPCDLGAWSIDKDPDGLNVRAEPSAKARVLGTLPPPYRLKLGGAENTPDGGWLTEFRIIGFKDGWFLIEGAKPPGKDYEDDKRYPRSAPKPYAGRGWVASNKVGASYANGATRMGGLFQAPFVDAKWMPAQRELGGPIDTDGGPKRIFACSGLWGLVESQDGVRGWWRSLCSNQVTNCS is encoded by the coding sequence GTGCGCGTGCTCCGTCTCATCGCGGCAACGATCCTGTGTGTCGCGACGCAAGCGGCGCGCGCGGATGACACCGAACCGGCGTGGCGCGCAAGCGCGCTCGCCATGGTGCCGGCGGGCTATGTCACCGGCACGGCCTACCGGACCGAAGGATCGACCGGCACCCTCGCCGTCTATCCGGCCTCGTCGAACGATCCGAAGACACCGGCAAGCGTGTTCGCTGCGCGCCAGGCCCTCGTCGTCACGCTGACGCCGGATGCGACGCGCGCGGTCTCGGCCGAGCTGAAGCCGCGCAGCGCGCCGGATCCTGATAACGACGATACCGATTTCGCAAAGCTCCACGCCGATCTCGCCGCCAGGCGCGCAACGCTGCCCGATGGGACCGAGCCGTGTGATCTCGGCGCCTGGTCCATCGACAAGGATCCTGATGGCCTCAACGTGCGCGCCGAGCCCTCGGCGAAAGCGCGCGTGCTCGGCACGCTGCCGCCGCCCTATCGTCTGAAGCTTGGCGGTGCCGAGAACACGCCCGACGGCGGCTGGCTCACCGAATTCCGCATCATCGGCTTCAAGGATGGCTGGTTTCTGATCGAAGGCGCAAAACCGCCGGGCAAGGACTACGAGGACGACAAGAGATATCCGCGCAGCGCGCCAAAACCCTATGCGGGGCGCGGCTGGGTCGCGTCCAACAAGGTCGGCGCGTCCTACGCCAATGGCGCGACGCGCATGGGCGGACTTTTCCAGGCGCCGTTCGTCGATGCGAAATGGATGCCGGCCCAGCGCGAGCTCGGAGGCCCAATCGACACCGACGGCGGCCCGAAGCGCATCTTTGCCTGCAGCGGACTTTGGGGCCTCGTCGAGAGCCAGGACGGCGTCCGCGGCTGGTGGCGCTCGCTGTGCTCGAACCAGGTTACGAATTGCAGCTAA
- a CDS encoding DUF3616 domain-containing protein, with protein MVSLPARNRIHLFLTSAVAALAGAAPASADMLEPQSPAWQLSEPFKKSADARTNISGAACATTSPPLKSCLVVNDEKKYAQFFAIEGTTINPGKVIRLLSDQASGDPDAEGTAYDDGYFYVVGSHGRKRHHPDDSNPTSYHLFRFPVDKLTGEPPFPISADEVIGVEASVTRLRGAIKDALPADYDKPLGDNGANIEGIAVKGDLMYLGFRGPSKGGNAYVLTVDAKAVFTENMPLKAKLIDPPLPLGTTTGIRDIAAVSGGLLLLTGPVNEQQIAPAVVFYDTSSGKLGPTHTLSVADSTAKAETLLVLSDISGEPWRVLVMFDGPENGAPTQYLVPR; from the coding sequence ATGGTCTCCCTCCCCGCTCGCAATCGCATCCACCTGTTCCTGACCTCCGCCGTGGCCGCGCTTGCTGGAGCAGCGCCGGCGAGTGCCGATATGCTCGAGCCGCAGTCACCGGCGTGGCAACTGAGCGAGCCGTTCAAGAAGAGCGCGGATGCCCGCACCAACATCAGCGGAGCGGCGTGCGCGACCACATCCCCGCCCCTCAAATCCTGCCTCGTCGTCAACGACGAAAAGAAATACGCGCAGTTCTTTGCGATCGAAGGCACGACGATCAATCCCGGCAAGGTAATCCGCCTGCTGAGCGATCAGGCCAGCGGCGATCCGGATGCCGAGGGCACCGCTTACGATGACGGTTATTTCTACGTGGTCGGATCGCACGGCCGCAAACGTCATCATCCCGACGACAGCAATCCGACGAGCTATCACCTCTTTCGCTTTCCCGTCGACAAGCTCACTGGAGAGCCACCCTTCCCGATCTCCGCGGACGAGGTGATCGGCGTCGAAGCATCCGTGACGCGCCTGCGCGGTGCAATCAAGGACGCACTGCCCGCGGATTACGACAAGCCTCTCGGAGACAACGGCGCCAACATCGAGGGCATCGCGGTCAAAGGGGACCTAATGTATCTTGGTTTCCGTGGTCCGTCCAAAGGCGGCAATGCGTATGTTCTCACGGTCGACGCAAAGGCCGTCTTCACCGAGAACATGCCGCTCAAGGCCAAGCTCATCGACCCTCCGCTGCCGCTTGGCACAACGACCGGTATCAGGGACATCGCCGCCGTGTCAGGCGGCTTGCTTCTCCTGACTGGGCCGGTCAACGAACAGCAGATCGCGCCCGCCGTCGTCTTCTACGATACCAGCAGCGGCAAGCTTGGACCGACCCACACGCTCAGCGTCGCCGACAGCACCGCCAAGGCAGAGACCCTGCTGGTGCTCAGCGACATCAGCGGCGAGCCATGGCGCGTGCTCGTAATGTTCGATGGGCCCGAAAATGGCGCGCCGACGCAGTATCTGGTGCCGCGCTAA
- a CDS encoding fumarate hydratase: MNAPTAFPDPAKPVPPYKHTPLFPLGKDETPYKKITAEGIRVEKVLGKDMLVVSREALRALSEAAFGDINHYLRPGHLKQLRAILEDGEASPNDKFVALDFLKNANIAAGGVLPMCQDTGTAIIMGKKGCNVITDGDDEAALSEGARDAYLRRNLRYSQVAPLSMYEEKNTANNMPAQCEIYAEGDDAYKFMFMAKGGGSANKSFLFQATPSVLTKDRLLAFLKEKILTLGTAACPPYHLAIVIGGTSAELCMKTVKLASVRYLDALPTHGSPDGNAFRDVEMEQEIHKMTQSLGVGAQFGGKYFCHDVRVIRMPRHGASLPIGLGVSCSADRQVLGKITRDGVYLEELEHNPAQYLPQVEQSLGGEVVKIDLNQPMKDILATFSKYPTKTRVSMTGTMIVARDSAHAKLRERLERGEPLPDYFKNHPVYYAGPAKTPEGYASGAFGPTTAGRMDSFVDQFQAAGGSMVMVAKGNRAPAVREACKKYGGFYLGSIGGAAANLAEHCIKKVEVLEYPELGMEAIWRIEVVDFPAFIIIDDKGNDFFKELNLG, from the coding sequence ATGAACGCTCCCACCGCCTTCCCCGATCCCGCAAAACCCGTTCCGCCCTACAAGCACACCCCGCTGTTCCCGCTTGGCAAGGACGAGACGCCCTACAAGAAGATCACGGCCGAGGGTATCAGGGTCGAGAAGGTCCTGGGGAAGGACATGCTGGTGGTGTCGCGCGAGGCGCTGCGGGCGCTGTCGGAGGCGGCCTTCGGCGACATCAACCACTATCTGCGCCCCGGCCATCTGAAGCAGCTCCGCGCGATCCTGGAGGACGGCGAGGCGAGCCCCAACGACAAGTTCGTCGCGCTCGACTTCCTGAAGAATGCCAACATCGCGGCCGGCGGCGTGCTGCCGATGTGCCAGGACACCGGCACTGCGATCATCATGGGCAAGAAGGGCTGCAACGTCATCACCGACGGTGACGACGAGGCGGCGCTGTCGGAAGGCGCGCGCGACGCTTACCTGCGCCGCAATCTGCGCTACTCGCAGGTCGCGCCCTTGTCGATGTACGAGGAGAAGAACACCGCCAACAACATGCCGGCACAGTGCGAGATCTACGCTGAGGGCGACGACGCCTACAAGTTCATGTTCATGGCGAAGGGCGGCGGCTCTGCCAACAAGAGCTTTCTGTTCCAGGCCACGCCCTCGGTGCTGACCAAGGACCGGCTGCTCGCCTTCCTGAAGGAGAAGATCCTGACGCTGGGCACCGCGGCGTGCCCGCCCTATCACCTCGCCATCGTGATCGGCGGCACCTCGGCCGAGCTGTGCATGAAGACGGTGAAGCTCGCCTCCGTCCGCTATCTCGACGCGCTGCCGACCCACGGCTCGCCCGACGGCAACGCCTTCCGCGACGTCGAGATGGAGCAGGAAATCCACAAGATGACGCAGTCGCTCGGCGTCGGCGCGCAGTTCGGTGGAAAGTATTTCTGCCACGACGTGCGCGTGATCCGCATGCCGCGCCACGGCGCCTCGCTGCCGATCGGGCTCGGCGTGTCCTGCTCGGCCGACCGGCAGGTGCTCGGCAAGATCACCAGGGATGGCGTCTATCTCGAAGAGCTTGAGCACAACCCCGCGCAATATCTGCCGCAGGTCGAGCAGTCGCTCGGCGGCGAGGTCGTCAAGATCGACCTCAACCAGCCGATGAAGGATATCCTGGCGACGTTCTCGAAGTACCCGACCAAGACGCGGGTCTCGATGACCGGCACCATGATCGTCGCGCGTGACTCCGCGCATGCCAAACTGCGCGAGCGCCTCGAGAGGGGCGAGCCGCTGCCGGACTATTTCAAGAACCATCCGGTCTACTACGCCGGTCCTGCCAAGACGCCCGAGGGCTACGCCTCCGGCGCGTTCGGCCCGACCACCGCGGGCCGCATGGATTCCTTCGTCGACCAGTTCCAGGCCGCCGGCGGTTCGATGGTGATGGTGGCGAAGGGCAACCGGGCGCCTGCCGTGCGCGAGGCCTGCAAGAAGTATGGCGGCTTCTATCTCGGCTCGATCGGCGGTGCGGCTGCGAACCTCGCCGAGCACTGCATCAAGAAGGTCGAGGTGCTCGAATATCCCGAGCTCGGCATGGAAGCGATCTGGCGCATCGAAGTCGTCGACTTCCCGGCGTTCATCATCATCGACGACAAGGGGAACGACTTCTTCAAGGAATTGAATCTGGGCTAG
- a CDS encoding helix-turn-helix transcriptional regulator: protein MELNEKLLSLVTDIYDAALDDSRWAATLGSIVDMAGGQSGGLVWIGAAGEAVISHAVGVEPAYVQSYIETYEPFDPSRSVLHAAVGQIQTIRDWIDVDEFRTTTFYNEWAQPQGLEDAANILLGKSAEGISRLSIMKGGEPVDRRMYQTISHLTPHMQRAMLVRQKLQQQNALETTSVRTLDSLRTAVLLLDADGHITHANASAREILDEADVLRSVHGRLVTSDLNADRMLRQALAGTALGDRSMTGASISLHLTARNGSHYVGNLLPLTAGRRQMFGASYEACAVPFVSKAALETIVAPDIIRKLFKLTPAELRVFLAIVEIGGVPDVARSMGIAETTIKTHLTRIFTKTGTKRQADLVRLLAAFTSPIKI, encoded by the coding sequence ATGGAACTGAATGAAAAGCTGCTCTCGCTGGTGACGGACATCTACGATGCAGCGCTCGACGATTCCCGATGGGCGGCGACACTTGGCAGCATCGTCGACATGGCGGGCGGCCAGAGCGGTGGTCTGGTCTGGATCGGGGCAGCCGGCGAGGCCGTGATCTCGCATGCCGTCGGTGTCGAACCCGCCTATGTTCAGTCCTACATTGAAACCTACGAGCCATTCGATCCGTCGCGCAGCGTGCTCCACGCCGCGGTCGGCCAAATCCAGACGATCAGGGACTGGATCGACGTCGACGAATTCCGGACGACCACATTCTACAACGAATGGGCGCAGCCGCAGGGTCTCGAGGACGCCGCCAACATCCTGCTCGGCAAGTCTGCCGAGGGAATATCCCGCCTCTCGATCATGAAGGGCGGCGAGCCTGTCGATCGCAGGATGTATCAGACGATCTCTCACCTGACGCCGCACATGCAAAGGGCCATGCTCGTCAGACAGAAGTTGCAGCAGCAGAATGCATTGGAGACGACGTCGGTCCGCACGCTCGACTCTCTGCGCACCGCCGTTCTGCTGCTCGATGCCGACGGTCATATCACGCACGCCAATGCGAGCGCGCGAGAGATTTTGGACGAGGCCGACGTCCTTCGTTCGGTCCATGGCCGGCTCGTGACGTCGGACCTGAATGCCGATCGGATGCTGCGGCAGGCACTGGCGGGCACGGCACTCGGCGACCGGTCGATGACGGGCGCGAGCATCTCGCTGCATCTGACGGCCCGCAACGGTTCGCATTATGTCGGGAATCTCCTGCCGCTCACCGCTGGACGCCGGCAAATGTTCGGGGCCAGCTATGAGGCCTGCGCCGTCCCGTTCGTCAGCAAGGCAGCGCTCGAGACGATCGTCGCGCCCGACATCATCCGGAAGCTCTTCAAGCTGACACCAGCCGAGCTGCGCGTCTTCCTGGCCATCGTCGAAATCGGCGGGGTTCCTGACGTGGCCAGAAGCATGGGCATCGCCGAAACGACGATCAAGACCCATCTCACCAGGATCTTCACGAAGACCGGAACCAAACGACAGGCGGATCTGGTTCGGCTCCTGGCGGCCTTTACATCGCCCATCAAGATCTGA
- a CDS encoding methyltransferase family protein → MIAKLLLQNTITTAGMGALLFACAGTMHWPSAWVFLATCALLGPLCGWWLYRVDPALLAERLRPVLQRDQPAADKAFMIVFVIAMLAWLAAMGLDRRTQSSDMPVALQALGLVLFVLSTLFILWVFRENSFAAPVVKLQAERAQRVVSTGPYAHVRHPMYSGMILFFAGVPLLLGSWWGLAMAPVIVVLFAVRIGIEERTLREGLPGYSNYMTRVRYRLLPGVW, encoded by the coding sequence ATGATCGCAAAACTGCTGTTGCAGAACACGATCACCACCGCCGGCATGGGCGCGCTGCTGTTCGCTTGCGCCGGGACGATGCATTGGCCTTCGGCCTGGGTGTTCCTCGCCACCTGCGCCCTGCTCGGCCCGCTCTGCGGCTGGTGGCTTTATCGGGTCGATCCGGCGCTGCTCGCCGAACGTCTGCGGCCGGTCCTGCAAAGGGACCAGCCTGCCGCCGACAAGGCCTTCATGATCGTCTTCGTCATTGCGATGCTGGCCTGGCTGGCCGCGATGGGGCTCGACCGGCGCACGCAATCCTCCGACATGCCGGTTGCGTTGCAGGCGCTCGGTCTGGTGCTGTTCGTCCTCTCGACGCTGTTCATCCTGTGGGTGTTCCGCGAAAACTCGTTCGCCGCGCCCGTGGTGAAGCTCCAGGCCGAACGCGCACAGCGCGTGGTCTCGACGGGGCCTTACGCGCATGTGCGCCATCCCATGTACAGCGGCATGATCCTGTTCTTCGCCGGCGTGCCGCTGCTGCTGGGCTCGTGGTGGGGCCTCGCGATGGCGCCGGTCATCGTCGTTTTGTTTGCTGTCCGCATCGGCATCGAGGAGCGCACGCTGCGCGAGGGCCTGCCGGGCTATTCCAACTATATGACGCGCGTGCGCTATCGCCTGCTACCCGGCGTGTGGTGA
- a CDS encoding glutathione S-transferase encodes MKYELYYWPEIQGRGEYVRLALEEAGAAYIDVARGARGTSAMMKMMDAHGGTPPFAPPFLKAGKLVIGQTANILLYLGARHGLAPKAEAGKLWVHQLQLTITDLVTEIHDTHHPVGPSMYYEDQKAPAKKRTAEFWDERVPKYLGYFEELIACNGGAYVTGRRLTYVDLSLFQIVDGLRYAFPKRMKAFEGNIPGLVSLHDRIAARPNIKAYLESERRIPFNEQGIFRRYKELDN; translated from the coding sequence ATGAAATACGAGCTCTACTACTGGCCCGAGATCCAGGGCCGCGGCGAATATGTGCGGCTGGCGCTGGAGGAGGCGGGGGCGGCTTATATCGACGTCGCGCGGGGGGCGCGCGGCACCAGCGCCATGATGAAGATGATGGACGCGCATGGCGGCACGCCGCCCTTTGCGCCGCCGTTCCTGAAAGCGGGCAAGCTCGTCATCGGCCAGACCGCCAACATCCTGCTCTATCTCGGCGCCCGTCATGGGCTCGCGCCGAAGGCGGAAGCGGGCAAGCTTTGGGTGCACCAGCTTCAGCTCACCATCACCGACCTCGTGACCGAGATCCACGACACCCATCACCCGGTCGGGCCTTCGATGTACTATGAAGATCAGAAGGCGCCGGCGAAGAAGCGCACGGCCGAGTTTTGGGACGAGCGCGTGCCGAAATATCTCGGCTATTTCGAGGAGCTCATCGCGTGTAATGGCGGTGCCTATGTCACCGGTCGCAGGCTGACTTACGTCGATCTCTCCCTGTTCCAGATCGTCGATGGGCTGCGCTACGCCTTTCCCAAGCGCATGAAGGCGTTTGAGGGAAATATCCCGGGCCTCGTCAGCCTGCACGACCGCATCGCCGCGCGGCCGAACATCAAGGCCTATCTCGAAAGTGAGCGCCGCATTCCCTTCAACGAGCAAGGCATTTTCCGGCGCTACAAGGAATTGGACAATTAG
- a CDS encoding ABC transporter substrate-binding protein: MHWNTVRPIAAIAGYAALCCLAISPGRASAAELLKARLAQNLGPISGLAIVAKSKGIFEKNGLDITVSNFTSGKQCLDTVIGGGADIATTAEAPVTASAMANQPIAFVAGMEYSDLKTVVAAKGEGRSSRQANRIHCRHRQRGLPPWVGQNPPGMVT; this comes from the coding sequence ATGCACTGGAACACCGTCCGCCCAATCGCGGCAATTGCCGGCTATGCCGCGCTTTGCTGCCTTGCCATCAGTCCGGGCCGCGCCTCGGCCGCGGAATTGCTCAAAGCCCGGCTTGCGCAAAACCTCGGACCGATCTCCGGCCTTGCGATCGTCGCCAAATCGAAGGGGATTTTCGAAAAGAACGGACTGGACATCACCGTCTCGAACTTCACGTCCGGCAAGCAGTGCCTGGACACCGTGATCGGGGGCGGCGCCGACATCGCGACGACGGCGGAGGCGCCGGTCACCGCTTCGGCGATGGCAAACCAGCCCATCGCCTTCGTCGCCGGCATGGAATATTCCGACCTCAAGACGGTCGTCGCGGCCAAGGGGGAAGGCAGATCTTCGCGGCAAGCGAATCGGATTCACTGCCGGCACCGGCAGCGAGGTCTACCCCCGTGGGTCGGTCAAAATCCCCCGGGTATGGTCACTTGA
- the istA gene encoding IS21-like element IS1631 family transposase, whose translation MFDPFSQQGAGELNVLKRHLQSTVLTLLDRNTSQREIHRLTGVDRKTIRRYQALRAGAEANSPGEVTTGSVSADGQIPPPRPPAFGTSEATVTSSLARSACEAHRTWIEEQVRLKRNAQAIYQDLVDQFGFPSSYQSVKRFVRRLRHADPEQFDRLEFLPGEEAQVDYGEGAPTVDPKSGRYRRPRLFVMTLRYSRRSFRRVVWKSSQQVWAQLHEEAFRYFGGVPSYVVLDNLKEGVLKPDLYEPQLNPIYSAMLAHYAVVADPARVADPNRKGCVENAIQHTQGTALAGRRFETLEAQNEFLRHWEENWASKRIHGSTRRQVEAMFQEEKPHLRPLPVAPFRIFTEVVRTVCDDTTVRVDNSYYAARPAPIGSQVVVRIYTTTIEIRDRHTRALLRVHSRMAHPGSVVLPTSERPFNPSRQTAVLLASAERIGPQTRALCQQVFDTEGRPGQRAMWGIVGLGRKYPARLVEQACAHAIDNRIYRYKHVRATVERLFEQAIEQVGVTPQPASPLTQDHPLIRTPAEYGDLFSRAVRRDADDNGRQAEAHDDHATAIRARVACATPANSGATSAPAAPSHLKLET comes from the coding sequence ATGTTCGACCCCTTTAGCCAGCAAGGGGCCGGGGAGTTGAACGTCTTGAAGCGACATCTGCAAAGCACCGTACTTACATTACTTGATCGCAACACCAGCCAGCGCGAGATTCACCGGCTGACGGGTGTCGATCGCAAGACGATCCGGCGTTATCAGGCGCTGCGGGCCGGTGCGGAGGCAAATTCCCCCGGGGAAGTGACCACCGGCTCGGTGAGCGCGGACGGCCAAATTCCTCCACCCCGACCACCGGCTTTTGGGACATCGGAAGCGACGGTCACCAGCAGCCTGGCCCGTTCGGCTTGCGAAGCGCATCGGACGTGGATCGAAGAACAGGTCCGGCTGAAGCGGAACGCGCAGGCGATTTACCAGGACCTGGTTGATCAATTTGGCTTTCCGTCCAGCTACCAGAGTGTCAAGCGGTTTGTGCGCCGGTTGCGGCACGCTGATCCTGAGCAGTTTGATCGTCTTGAGTTCCTCCCCGGCGAGGAAGCTCAGGTCGACTATGGCGAGGGCGCGCCGACGGTTGATCCGAAGAGCGGGCGGTACCGTCGTCCCCGCCTGTTCGTGATGACGCTACGCTACTCGCGGCGCAGCTTCCGGCGGGTAGTCTGGAAGTCCAGCCAACAAGTCTGGGCGCAGCTCCACGAAGAGGCGTTCCGGTATTTTGGCGGGGTCCCCAGCTATGTCGTGCTCGACAACCTGAAGGAAGGCGTCCTCAAGCCGGATTTGTACGAGCCCCAGCTCAACCCGATTTACAGCGCGATGCTGGCTCATTACGCCGTGGTCGCCGATCCCGCGCGCGTGGCCGATCCAAATCGGAAAGGATGCGTCGAGAATGCGATTCAACATACCCAGGGCACTGCGCTGGCCGGACGGCGCTTCGAGACGCTGGAGGCGCAAAACGAGTTCTTGAGGCACTGGGAGGAGAACTGGGCTTCCAAACGCATCCACGGCAGCACGCGCCGTCAGGTCGAGGCGATGTTCCAGGAAGAGAAGCCGCACCTGCGGCCGCTGCCTGTCGCTCCCTTCCGCATCTTCACCGAAGTCGTCCGGACTGTCTGCGACGACACCACCGTACGCGTCGACAACAGCTATTACGCCGCGCGGCCCGCGCCGATCGGCAGCCAGGTCGTCGTGCGCATCTACACCACCACGATCGAGATCCGTGATCGCCACACCCGTGCGCTGCTGCGTGTTCATTCCCGGATGGCGCACCCCGGTTCTGTCGTCCTGCCGACCAGCGAACGGCCGTTCAACCCGTCGCGGCAAACCGCCGTGCTGCTGGCGAGCGCCGAGCGCATCGGACCGCAGACCAGGGCCTTGTGCCAGCAGGTGTTCGACACCGAAGGGCGCCCCGGACAGCGCGCGATGTGGGGCATTGTCGGGCTGGGCCGGAAGTATCCGGCGCGGCTGGTCGAGCAGGCCTGCGCGCACGCCATCGACAACCGCATCTACCGCTACAAGCACGTGCGTGCGACCGTCGAGCGGTTGTTCGAACAGGCGATCGAGCAGGTTGGAGTGACGCCACAGCCGGCATCGCCGCTCACCCAGGATCATCCGCTGATCCGTACCCCCGCGGAATACGGCGACCTCTTCAGCCGCGCTGTGCGGCGCGACGCCGACGACAATGGTCGGCAGGCCGAGGCTCACGACGATCACGCCACGGCAATCCGCGCTCGTGTCGCCTGCGCAACCCCGGCCAACTCCGGCGCCACGAGCGCTCCCGCTGCACCTTCTCACCTTAAACTGGAGACCTAG